The Suricata suricatta isolate VVHF042 chromosome 16, meerkat_22Aug2017_6uvM2_HiC, whole genome shotgun sequence genome contains the following window.
CAGAAAGAAGGGGCcccagcagagaaagaaaatgcccaGCAGGATGGTGAGCGTGGCGGCGCCCTTGAGGCCAAAGCCCTGGTGGATGGGGCGCTGCCTCTTATGGAGCCGGGCAATGCCCCGGGCATGCTGGCATGCCCGGGCAAGCATGTGGACATACAGCACAGCCATGAGCACCAATATGGCTACAAAGAAGCTGACAAGACAAAGTAGGACGGCCGTGTGATTGTAGTAGGCGATGAAGAGCGTGCTGGAGAGGACACTAGCCACCCAGATAGCTGAGATGGCCCGCCATGCCCGGGGCAGAGTGACGATGCTGTGGTATCGCAGTGCATAGAAGATGGAGATGTAGCGGTCCACAGCAATGGCGCCCAGGAAGCAGAGGCTCGAGACCATAGCGCCACAGATGAGCACGTCGATGAGGTCGTCCAGCTGCTGCACCACAGCAGCCCGGGTGGCCAGGGCGCCTGCCTCCAGCAGCAGTATGACAGCCGTCTCCAGCACGTTGCTCACACTCACCAGCAGGTCAGACACAGCCAGGCAGCAGATAAAGTAATACATGGGTGAGTGCAGGTTGCGGTTCTTGGCAATGGCAGCCACCACCAGCACGTTCTCCACCGCGCTCACCAGCCCCAGGCTGAGAAAGAGCCCATCCGGAACGGACATCTCCAGGCACTGGGGCCCCGTCTGGTTGGCAGCCAGCCTGTGGTGAGGGGTGGCTGGGGAGGTGGAGTTGAAGGAGCCCAGTAGTCTCCTCTGGGGGCCCTGCATAGACATAATCCCACCAGGGAATAGGAACGGGTCCTGGCTCTCTGGCGCCCTGCTCAGCGGTGCCTCCAGCAGGGCTCCTCGGTCCCCAGGGGGCTGCCCTCACCTTCACCTTCTCCCTGTCTGGACAGATGTCGGCTCGGGCACAACCCCGCTGGAAAGACCCCAGCCTCCCAGCAGGGTGGTCACCCTCAGCCGGGACCTCGAGCTCCCTGGTACCACTCCTCTAGTCTCTCTGGACCCCTGGACCCTcagcccacctccccacctcttctGTGGAGGTGCAGTTGCTCAGGTCCAGACACACATTTTTGTATGCCTCTTGCTGCCTCGTGGCCGGCCAGGCCTCCTGCTTCTCCAGGCCCGGAGTGGGCTGAGGTCTCAGAAAGAATGAAGCCTTTCTCCAGTTCTTCCAGGTCCCTGGAGCCCCTCCTTCTGAGGGTGGCCACATGATGGGCGTGCACCCTGGACGCACCATCAGAGAGCATCCGTGGTGCTCCAGCCTGCGCCAGGCAACACAAACGACATCCAGGGCTGTCCTCACTCCAAGGGCTCAGCTGGCCACCTCTCTGTTCACCTGTGTTCAACCATCACTCTCAGCCTGGCTCTGCTCCTGgcgtctgtgtgtttgtgtgtgacgCGGGGCCGGGGGTCTCCTCTAAGTCTGCCCCAAGACTAACCCTCCTCCAGGCCCACTGCAAATACCAAATTCTTGGAGCCATCTCTGATCCCTGCCACCCACCTGCCACCCTGCCTTGGAACAGTCCTTGGCTGTTGCCCACCCCCAGCCTGAACCCTAACCCACTACCCAACGTAAGACGCTAAAGGTagcacccccacctcctccccggAGACCTGCTGGAGGGCACCCTGATCACATCAGGCTTGTGCTCTGCCTCACCCTCCAGTGGAGGAGGGCAAGCCCCCATTTCCTCTGCAGAAGAAACCACTTCAAGGGCCGACCTTTGTCTGCAGTCATGTGGTGCACTGCACGAGACACCAGGCAGCCAAGAGCAGCCTGTGGGCACCTCGCCCCAGAGTGCTCCCGGCACTTTCCCACTGAAGACTGCAATCTCTCTAAAgggcgggggtggagggcggGGACAGAACTGTTTGTTGGCAGGCAGAGAAAATCTGGAGCAAAAAGAAAGGTTAAGTGGCttgttctgggggaggggggtaggggcGGGGAGACTTGGGAGGGAGGTCTTGGTGTTTTGAGTGTATCTGGACATTCCTGTTCAAGCCAGGTGGCCTTGATGGCAGTGCCTCCATGCCCACACGTGTGACCACACCTCAGCGCCCACTTACACAGACTCGTCATCCCGTACATCTGCAGCACACAACATACAAAGTTATTTTCCCCACTTTGGTTTGCGCTTTTTATTGAAGTACGTCATATGTAAAAAGTACACAGATTACAAAGGCACAGGGGAGTGAGTGCCCAAGCTCCGTGCAGCCAGAACGGTCAGTAAACCACGAACCACACCAGAGCAGCTGGGGCACCTTCCGCTCAGGAGCCGCTCCCTGACCGCCAGTCAGCTCTGCTGCTCTGGAATTATGCATGTGCTCCTCTCTGCTTGGCGCTCAGACACACTTGCAGGGTGCGTGCAGCGGTCCTCCTCGCACAGGCCGCCCAGCTCCCCGAACCTGCTGGGTGTTCTCGCCCCATCTCCTGGTGGACACAGGCAAGTGTTCCCGCAGGGCGACAGCTGGGAATGCAGGTGTCTGCTTCGGGCCgggcacacccctcccccacctccccaggtagaggatgaaaagaaaacccaaacccCAGAGGAACCAGGCACAGGATGGAACCACACATGAAACACCCCCTCCCAACCTTTTGCCTTCTGTGGACCCCACCTCGCATTCTCTCCTCCTGATGGAGAATTCCAAAGGGAGCAAAGGGTCCCACGGCCCAGGACTCACACTGCAGCTGCCCATCACCAGGGACCAGCTTCCTGACCACCTTCCACGTCTAGGGCACCGACCGagagcctgcagcctggcccCCGCTTCGGTGCTGCCACACTTGAGGACTGTTAGCATTTCCAGCTCCATAAAGGAGGCCTTTGAGATAGACATGCCTACCCCACCCCTACCAGCCTGGCCGGAGAGACTTCAAAGGGCATGAGAACTAGAGAGCCTCTGGCAGCCCACCAGACCCCTCCCTGGTGAGGCCTTGAGACTCCCCTTCTGGTGGTGACGTGCCCGTTGAGGACTTCACGGGAGGAAGACAGTCAACTCTGTGCTTAGTTATGCTTATGAAGGAAAGGTCTAAAGGAAATCACAGACAATCCTCAGGGCCTCTTATACCAACTCGACCTCTAGTGCCCCTAGGAGAAACTGAGGAATGGCCAGGAACAGAGGGTGGACACAACTGTCCCCTCAGAGCATGCATCACACGGGACAATGTGCCTGACCCACACGTGTGGAGGCCCCTCAGCTGTGGTGTCCCCAGCACcaagcacagtgcccagcacatagtacgCCCACTCCACAGAATCCAGGGGGTACCTTGTCTGGCTATGGCCACAGCAGGAGGTGGAGGTCACCGACTACAGAGCCCAGGCCCTGCTTCCATCACGGAGGTGTCCCCCGAGGGCCAGCGGGGGACGCGGCTGCAGGGGCAGGCCTGTGAGATGTGCAGCCTGCTCCCCTGGCCCTTGCCATGGTCGGGTCTCAGGAAGGCCTGGCTCAGAGCTGGGTCACAGTGGGCCTTTtgaacttgggggtggggggcggggatgtGTTAAATGCCCACCCTGTGGTGTCTGTGCCAGAGGCCCCAAGGAGGGGTCTGGGTTGGTGGGAAAGGGCACAACTCATTAACAATCCTGCCCGGGGGCAGCACGGAACTTGGGAGGGGCCAGCTCATCCTCACCTGGACACTGGGTGGCAGGTCAAGTCTCCAGAGCAGAGGTTCAGATGTGAGGCACCTGGCTGTCTTTTCATCCCCAAATGTTTGCAGAAACACAGAAGTGTAAGCAGTAACCTAAGCCTGAGTGCTTGGCTGAGCACGGAGGACCTGCTAATTGCTCAGGACAGCCGGCCCGGAGGCGGGCAGTCCGCATGTCTGGGCCCAGCCGCTCTCTGCTTCACTATCCCTAGGACACTGGCTTGTCATTTTGAAGGTCACCAACTTATGGTTGCAAAATGGCTGCTGCTGCTCTGGACATCACACCCCATCTGGATGTATTTAAGGCTGGAAGAAGCAGGGTGCTAAGTCCTCCTTGCTTGCCTGTCATTTTCAGAGGACAAACCCCTTTCTGGGGGAACCCAGTGGCTCCTGTCCTATTGCTGAAGCTTACCACAGGACACCTCACAGGAGACGTGCATCTACGACAGTCTGGGATGATCTCCATCACACTCAGTCCCACCTGCCAAATCCAGTTAAGGTGACAAGGCATGAAGGATGGGGGGTGACGGACAGACACCACCACATCTGCGGGACACTGCCCCGGCCTCGGGTGTTCTAAGCAGTGGCTTTTGCTGGCTCTCAAATGCTGGGAACTTCCGACAGGATAACATCCCGGATCTCCCACACACCTTGTCTGCCACCTACAGGGGCAGAGACCAGCACTAGGAAGGTACCTGACGGCTCACAACTCCGTGTCCTCAGCCCTTCCACGACCAATCAGGCTCCTGGGTCACAAGCAGCCCTATTTGGTGCCATGCTGTCGGGCAGGCCAGGGTAGGCCAGGACTCGCCGGAGGGGATGAGCCCTCCCCGACGCTGTGTTCACGCCCTCATCAAATGCCCCTACTCTCCACCATGTACATTCCCCAGTGCTGCCGGGGCGGCCTTTCCAAAGCCTCCGTCTCAGCCTCCCTCCAGCTCAGTGCTGCCCTGAAGTTTCCTGATAAAACCACTTTGTCAGACTGAACAGATTCTGTGCCCAGGCAGCCCCCCTGGTGTCGCCCCCTGTTCCCAGCCAGCCTGTGCCGCGTTCCCAGTGGAAGCCAACCGCGGGGCGCCCTCTGCAGGGATGGCACTCTGAAGCCTGTGGGCCTCTTCTCCACTCTGCGCCCCAAATCGTGGAGGGGCAGGGTGGCGGCAGAGAGAGCTCACATGGAGCCTGGGCTTGGCTGTGTGTGACCGTGGGTCACGTTCTCTCTCCTGAGACACCTGGAGGCTGTGCAGACCCAGGGACACCTGCCTCGTGCTGGGCACGGACACCAGCCCTGGGAAAGAAGAGCTCACCCTGCACACAGCGTAACCCATTCACATTTATAGGAGACACAGAGGAGGCAGGCGGAGAGCACATCAGCATTTCTACTCCAAGGACCTGGCCTACTCCGACCAGAACAGCAATCAGGAACATACTTGTACAGCGCTGGGCGCGGCATCTACGCGGGCTCAGTCCCACTCCCCGTCCCCCTCAGGGCTGTCCTCACGGGCCACCTCTGCGTCGTGGACGTGGAAGTTGGCCATCATG
Protein-coding sequences here:
- the MC1R gene encoding melanocyte-stimulating hormone receptor, which encodes MSMQGPQRRLLGSFNSTSPATPHHRLAANQTGPQCLEMSVPDGLFLSLGLVSAVENVLVVAAIAKNRNLHSPMYYFICCLAVSDLLVSVSNVLETAVILLLEAGALATRAAVVQQLDDLIDVLICGAMVSSLCFLGAIAVDRYISIFYALRYHSIVTLPRAWRAISAIWVASVLSSTLFIAYYNHTAVLLCLVSFFVAILVLMAVLYVHMLARACQHARGIARLHKRQRPIHQGFGLKGAATLTILLGIFFLCWGPFFLHLSLMVLCPQHPVCGCVFKNFNLFLTLIICNSIIDPLIYAFRSQELRKTLQEVLLCSW